A DNA window from Solanum lycopersicum chromosome 3, SLM_r2.1 contains the following coding sequences:
- the LOC101254773 gene encoding exocyst complex component EXO70A1: MEAPENDAVAFESAEKIILRWDSTVSEEAREKMIFDADRYEINRYLHAVDEIQRSMESTTLSDDQDKANSAIQIAMARLEDEFRSILVAHTNAIEADSLTDPSPSPVHSGEFQLPVEDYHDTPTDDDSFTKELEHQESSSSSYRSTSSIREVDLMPPVAIYDLRSIAERMISAGYLRECIQVYGSVRKSAVESSFRKLGIEKLSIGDIQRLDWETLETKIRRWIRAAKVCVRILFASEKKLCEQIFEGLGTVTDDACFMETIKGPAIQLFNFAEAISISRRSPEKLFKILDLHDALSDLLPDVEIVFESKSSESIRVQAVEILSRLGEAARGILSEFENAVLREPSKVPVPGGTIHPLTRYVMNYISLISDYKKTLGDLIVSQPSTGSRYSSDPNTPDMDFADLDGLTPLALHLIWIIVILQFNLEGKSKHYRDTSLAHLFMMNNVHYIVHKTKGSPELGEMIVDDFLRKLTGKFRQAATSYQRATWVKVLHCLRDEGLHVSGSFSSGVSKSALRERFKTFNALFEEVHRTQSTWLIPDTQLREELRISIAEKLIPAYRSFLGRFRSHIESGRHPENYIKYTVEDLENAVLDFFEGYAVSQHLRRRSQ, translated from the coding sequence ATGGAAGCACCAGAGAACGACGCCGTAGCGTTCGAGTCAGCTGAGAAGATAATTCTCCGGTGGGATTCTACGGTGTCGGAAGAAGCTAGAGAGAAAATGATATTTGACGCCGATCGTTACGAGATCAATCGGTATTTGCACGCCGTCGATGAAATCCAACGGTCAATGGAGTCCACAACACTCTCCGACGACCAAGATAAAGCTAATAGTGCGATCCAGATCGCCATGGCTCGGCTTGAGGATGAGTTTCGTAGCATACTTGTTGCTCACACAAATGCAATCGAGGCTGATTCGTTAACTGACCCTAGTCCTTCTCCAGTCCACTCCGGCGAATTCCAGTTGCCTGTGGAAGACTACCATGATACCCCTACCGACGATGATTCATTCACCAAAGAGTTGGAACATCAAGAGAGTAGCAGCAGCAGCTATCGATCTACTAGCAGTATCCGCGAAGTTGATCTCATGCCGCCCGTAGCAATATATGATCTCCGGAGTATCGCCGAGCGAATGATTTCCGCTGGATATCTCCGGGAGTGTATTCAGGTCTACGGTAGTGTACGGAAGTCCGCTGTGGAGTCGAGCTTCCGCAAGCTTGGAATAGAGAAACTCAGCATCGGAGATATCCAGAGACTTGATTGGGAGACTTTGGAAACAAAGATCCGAAGATGGATACGAGCTGCCAAAGTATGCGTTCGCATACTCTTCGCTAGCGAGAAGAAACTCTGTGAGCAAATCTTCGAGGGTTTGGGCACGGTGACTGATGATGCTTGCTTTATGGAGACTATTAAAGGACCAGCTATACAGCTATTCAATTTCGCTGAAGCCATTAGCATCAGCAGGCGATCGCCTGAGAAGTTGTTTAAGATATTGGATCTTCATGACGCTTTATCCGATTTACTTCCTGATGTTGAGATTGTTTTCGAGTCAAAATCTTCAGAATCAATTAGAGTTCAGGCAGTAGAGATATTGTCTAGGTTAGGGGAGGCTGCTAGAGGGATACTGTCGGAATTTGAGAATGCTGTACTCCGTGAACCTTCGAAGGTCCCTGTTCCAGGAGGGACAATTCATCCCTTAACTAGGTATGTCATGAACTATATAAGTCTAATTTCGGACTATAAGAAGACATTGGGTGATTTGATTGTTTCACAGCCATCGACGGGATCAAGGTATTCAAGTGATCCTAACACCCCTGATATGGACTTTGCGGACCTAGACGGGCTGACACCATTGGCGCTTCATTTGATTTGGATTATTGTCATTTTGCAGTTCAATTTGGAAGGTAAGTCTAAGCACTACAGAGATACCTCTTTAGCTCATTTATTCATGATGAACAATGTCCATTATATTGTTCATAAGACTAAAGGGTCACCTGAGTTGGGGGAAATGATTGTAGATGATTTCTTGAGAAAATTAACGGGGAAATTTAGACAAGCTGCTACCAGTTACCAGAGAGCAACCTGGGTGAAGGTTTTGCATTGTTTGAGAGATGAGGGACTACATGTGAGTGGCAGTTTTTCATCGGGGGTGTCAAAGAGTGCATTGAGAGAGCGTTTCAAGACGTTCAACGCGTTGTTTGAAGAGGTGCACAGGACTCAGTCCACATGGTTGATACCAGATACACAGCTCAGGGAGGAGCTGCGCATTTCCATAGCCGAAAAGTTGATTCCTGCCTATAGATCATTTCTTGGACGATTCAGGAGCCATATAGAAAGCGGAAGGCATCCAGAAAACTATATCAAGTATACTGTGGAGGACCTAGAGAATGCTGTCTTAGATTTCTTTGAGGGGTACGCTGTGTCACAGCACCTAAGAAGAAGATCTCAGTGA
- the LOC101254465 gene encoding uncharacterized protein — translation MLWFKSIGASGLLFLLWLWLFQTTEASVHDYNVEKFVSKGNAFVVHGGSEGIYSSVPNLTESPSYSSNTDSFIRFEKIIFRRPKEFSNFSSDPVHAIVFEVDDRELIGGSAYGGQRAICCTADLAKLGVCTQGQIIHRPSASNPGWPKVFSASFSIDEVDVALQSRSIPITKTGMYNVYFIHCEPNLKEITVEGKTIWKNPTGYLPGRMAPLMNFYGYMSLAFVLLGIFWFSQYARFWREVIPLQNCITLVITLGMLEMAFWYFDYAEFNETGVRPTGTTVWAVTFGTVKRTVARLVILIVSMGYGVVRPTLGGLTSKVLLLGGTFFLASEVLELVENVGAVSDFSGKARLFFVLPVAFLDAFFIVWIFTSLSATVNKLQARRLLAKLDIYRKFTNALAVTVVVSVGWMCYELYFKSTDVYNERWRNAWIIPAFWQVLSFSLLCIICVLWAPSQNSMRYAYSDDGEEFDKDATLTLIKPSPLLPKDVRSQPEVRPTLGNSELSNGEVVEDKTE, via the exons ATGCTGTGGTTCAAGTCAATTGGAGCTTCAGGATTACTATTTCTACTCTGGTTATGGCTGTTCCAGACGACTGAAGCTTCAGTGCATGATTACAATGTGGAGAAATTCGTGAGCAAGGGCAATGCATTTGTGGTTCACGGAGGTAGCGAAGGAATTTACTCCTCTGTTCCTAACCTCACTGAATCTCCTTCCTATTCTTCTAACACCGACTCCTTCATTCG GTTTGAAAAGATTATATTTCGGAGGCCAAAGGAATTCTCAAATTTCAGCTCAGACCCAGTTCATGCAATTGTTTTTGAGGTGGATGATCGAGAGTTAATTGGGGGCTCTGCTTATGGTGGCCAAAGAGCTATTTGTTGCACAGCGGATCTTGCAAAACTTGGAGTTTGTACACAAGGGCAAATAATTCACCGCCCATCTGCTAGTAATCCCGGATGGCCTAAAGTTTTTAGTGCCTCATTCAGCATTGATGAAGTTGATGTAGCACTGCAGTCGAGATCAATCCCCATTACAAAAACTGGGATGTATAACGTGTATTTTATTCACTGTGAGCCAAATCTTAAGGAAATAACTGTTGAAGGGAAAACCATATGGAAGAATCCTACTGGTTACCTACCTGGTAGAATGGCTCCCCTTATGAACTTCTATGGGTACATGTCTCTTGCATTCGTGTTACTAGGGATCTTTTGGTTTTCGCAGTATGCAAGATTCTGGAGAGAAGTTATTCCTTTACAAAATTGTATTACACTCGTTATAACATTGGGCATGCTTGAAATGGCCTTTTGGTACTTTGACTATGCTGAATTCAATGAAACTGGAGTCAGGCCCACTGGTACCACTGTATGGGCTGTGACATTTGGTACAGTAAAGCGCACAGTTGCACGTTTGGTCATTCTGATAGTCTCTATGGGATATGGTGTTGTTAGACCTACTCTGGGTGGTCTCACATCAAAGGTCCTTTTGCTTGGAGGAACATTCTTTTTGGCTTCTGAAGTGCTTGAACTGGTAGAAAATGTTGGTGCTGTCAGTGATTTCTCAGGAAAAGCAAGGTTGTTTTTTGTACTTCCTGTGGCATTCTTGGATGCTTTCTTTATCGTTTGGATATTCACCTCCTTGTCGGCAACTGTGAATAAGCTTCAG GCTAGAAGGTTGTTGGCCAAATTAGACATCTATCGCAAGTTCACAAATGCATTGGCTGTCACTGTTGTTGTATCTGTTGGATGGATGTGCTATGAG CTGTACTTCAAGTCCACTGATGTGTACAATGAGCGATGGCGAAATGCCTGGATTATTCCTGCCTTCTGGCAAGTGCTATCTTTCTCTCTCCTTTGCATCATCTGCGTTCTTTGGGCACCATCTCAAAACTCCATGAG ATATGCCTACTCTGATGATGGTGAAGAGTTCGATAAGGACGCTACATTAACGCTCATTAAGCCGTCCCCTCTGCTGCCAAAGGATGTAAGAAGCCAACCTGAAGTGAGGCCAACATTGGGTAACAGCGAACTATCTAATGGTGAAGTTGTAGAAGACAAGACCGAGTAA
- the LOC101254180 gene encoding sm-like protein LSM1B has translation MSWASPEDIYTSTSLASYLDKKLLVLLRDGRKLLGILRSFDQFANAVLESACERAIVGDLYCDIPLGLYIIRGENVVLIGELDVDKEELPPHMTRVSEAEIRRAQKAERDSTDLKGSMRKRMEFLDMD, from the exons ATGTCTTGGGCAAGTCCAGAAGATATCTATACCTCCACTTCTCTTGCAAGTTATCTCGACA AGAAACTTCTTGTGCTGTTGCGAGATGGGCGAAAGCTTTTAGGAATACTTCGTTCTTTTGACCAATTTG CTAATGCTGTTCTTGAAAGTGCATGTGAGCGTGCTATTGTTGGTGATCTATATTGTGATATCCCATTAGGTCTCTATATTATACGTGGGGAAAATGTTGTGTTAATTGGTGAACTG GACGTGGATAAGGAGGAGCTTCCTCCCCATATGACACGTGTTTCAGAAGCTGAGATAAGAAGG GCACAGAAAGCAGAAAGGGACTCTACAGATCTTAAAGGTTCAATGAGGAAGAGGatggaatttcttgatatggaTTAA
- the LOC101251670 gene encoding pollen receptor-like kinase 3, giving the protein MDIFRVMCLVCIVLLMIYPVKIISVSDTDALLKLKQSFTNAASLESWKPGTDPCDKNIRWLGVFCQKKIVTGLLLAETNLSGIIDVEALSQMPGLRTLSFQSNLFSGPMPEFNRMGALKGLYLSENQFSGEIPSNYFAKMLSLKKLWLSDNKFSGEIPASLMELQYLIELHLENNQFTGPIPPMSKQSTLESIDFSNNNLKGEIPVSLSRFNESSFKGNSELCGEKLGKPCNQATNSDNTNNNGSQQSPDSNSNKSISMWIVISLVVLLLVVIIVIYLICRYQQSRRASIESFDEPSLGRRISSDSKKSFELSRRGSSIRKGSIMGKRVGDLTMVNDDKGEFGLADLMKAAAEVLGNGPLGSSYKAMMSNGLTVVVKRIKEMNKIGKEGFDAEVKRLGSLRHKNILTLLAYHHRKEEKLFVYEYIPKGSLLYVLHGERGLPHAELTWPVRLKIIQGVAQGLNYLHTELASSDLPHGDLKSSNILINTNHEPILTGYGFCTLMNNAHAVQALIAFKSPEAVQNNQVTPKCDVYCLGIVILEIITGKYPSIYLNAGKGGIDIAQWAKSAIAEGREAELCDPDITASAKDSMSSIKELIHISAACVESNPQQRISIREVIRRIEEIQQQNGVGRTTTSQSQTGQAIEIMPSPRDGDAEIQVSESQQGITNH; this is encoded by the exons ATGGACATTTTTCGTGTTATGTGTCTTGTTTGCATCGTCTTGTTGATGATTTACCCCGTGAAAATAATATCAGTTTCTGATACTGATGCTTTGTTGAAGCTGAAACAATCATTTACAAATGCAGCTTCATTGGAATCATGGAAACCTGGAACGGATCCGTGTGATAAAAATATACGTTGGTTGGGTGTTTTTTGTCAGAAAAAAATAGTTACTGGACTTCTTCTTGCAGAAACGAATTTATCTGGAATTATAGACGTTGAGGCATTATCACAAATGCCTGGTCTGCGTACACTTAGTTTTCAGAGCAATTTATTTTCTGGACCAATGCCGGAATTCAATCGAATGGGTGCTTTAAAAGGTCTTTATTTGTCGGAAAATCAATTTTCTGGTGAAATTCCTTCAAATTACTTCGCAAAAATGTTGTCCTTGAAGAAGTTATGGCTCTCTGACAACAAATTTTCCGGTGAAATTCCGGCGTCATTAATGGAGCTGCAATATCTCATTGAATTGCACCTGGAGAACAATCAGTTCACAGGTCCAATACCCCCAATGTCGAAGCAGTCAACGTTAGAATCAATcgatttttctaataataactTGAAAGGGGAAATCCCTGTTTCATTATCAAGATTCAATGAGAGTTCGTTTAAGGGGAATTCCGAGCTTTGTGGGGAGAAATTAGGCAAACCTTGTAATCAAGCCACAAATAGCGACAACACTAATAATAATGGCTCTCAACAAAGTCCGGATAGTAATTCTAATAAAAGCATCTCAATGTGGATTGTGATATCATTAGTTGTTCTGTTATTGGTCGTGATCATAGTAATATACCTCATATGTCGCTACCAACAAAGTCGTCGTGCATCCATTGAAAGTTTTGATGAGCCATCACTTGGGAGGCGAATTTCAAGTGATAGCAAGAAGTCATTTGAACTAAGTAGACGTGGAAGTTCGATTAGAAAAGGGTCGATAATGGGAAAACGTGTAGGAGATTTGACAATGGTGAATGATGATAAAGGTGAGTTTGGTTTAGCAGATTTGATGAAAGCTGCTGCAGAGGTGTTAGGGAATGGGCCATTGGGTTCTTCTTATAAGGCTATGATGTCAAATGGATTGACAGTTGTGGTAAAGAGGATCAAAGAAATGAACAAGATCGGAAAAGAGGGTTTCGATGCAGAGGTTAAACGTTTAGGAAGTTTGAgacataaaaatattctaacACTTTTGGCTTACCATCATCGCAAGGAAGAAAAGTTGTTTGTATATGAGTACATTCCTAAAGGAAGTTTGCTGTACGTATTGCACG GTGAAAGAGGGCTGCCCCATGCTGAGCTCACCTGGCCAGTGCGTCTAAAAATTATACAAGGAGTAGCTCAAGGACTAAATTATCTTCACACTGAACTTGCTTCTTCTGATTTGCCCCACGGCGACTTGAAATCTAGCAATATACTCATAAACACAAACCACGAGCCAATACTCACTGGTTACGGATTCTGCACCTTAATGAACAACGCGCATGCAGTTCAAGCATTGATCGCGTTCAAGTCACCAGAAGCAGTACAAAATAACCAGGTTACACCCAAGTGTGACGTTTATTGCCTTGGAATTGTGATTCTTGAGATAATAACAGGGAAGTACCCGTCTATATATCTTAATGCCGGTAAAGGAGGGATAGACATAGCACAATGGGCGAAATCCGCGATTGCTGAGGGAAGAGAAGCTGAATTATGTGATCCAGATATAACAGCAAGCGCGAAAGATTCAATGAGTTCAATTAAGGAACTAATTCACATTAGTGCAGCATGTGTAGAGAGTAATCCACAACAGAGGATAAGTATTAGAGAAGTCATTAGGAGGATTGAAGAAATACAACAACAAAACGGAGTAGGACGAACAACAACGTCTCAGTCTCAAACGGGACAAGCAATTGAGATAATGCCGTCTCCAAGAGATGGAGATGCTGAAATACAAGTTTCAGAATCCCAACAAGGAATAACAAATCATTAG